Proteins encoded within one genomic window of Onychostoma macrolepis isolate SWU-2019 chromosome 11, ASM1243209v1, whole genome shotgun sequence:
- the sp2 gene encoding transcription factor Sp2 isoform X1, which produces MSDQKDSMATTVAVSPSEYLQPSTTSSQDSQPSPLALLAATCSKIGPPAAQAPVSTPPSQPATRRLHPIKPAPIAPAPPKNLGFLSAKGNVIQLPAGLGSSGGSPIVFTIQSPSRPAGTSTANIQYQVIPQFQGSQTIQMMPQGGQIQIIPGTNQAIITSPVTVQTATPAPPPLAPAPQHKTVAIKPSSQKRRQNNANVVRLPSGLTLPLNVSTSEVGGAQVVTETAAAPVKGKRGRKRQVAIAPPTPTQQPPSPPPVAEQVEALLIETTADNIIQAGNNLLIVQSPGGSQPAVVQQVQLVQQKSDQQVVQIPSQALKVVQAASATLPPVPQRQTVTPSVQMSPPEPTQVLIKTASGEWQAVQLQETTVTTPTTPTSTPTPAVVTKKAQTGTRKERTLPKIAPAGGGLITLNAAQLASAAQAVQTININGVQVQGVPVTITNAGGQQHLTVQTVPGAGLQLGGVQTQTQTMQVEQTQTLALELQSQPGEKKRRMACTCPNCKDAEKRPGEVGKRKHICHIAGCEKTFRKTSLLRAHVRLHTGERPFVCSWVFCGKRFTRSDELQRHARTHTGDKRFECNKCQKRFMRSDHLTKHYKTHINTKSL; this is translated from the exons ATGAGCG ATCAAAAGGACAGTATGGCCACCACTGTCGCAGTCAGCCCCAGTGAATATCTTCAGCCCTCCACCACCTCTTCTCAA GATTCACAGCCCTCCCCGCTGGCACTTCTGGCTGCTACCTGCAGTAAGATCGGGCCTCCGGCCGCACAGGCCCCAGTCAGCACACCACCATCTCAGCCAGCCACGCGTCGTCTGCACCCTATCAAGCCCGCCCCTATTGCCCCGGCTCCACCCAAAAACCTTGGATTCCTCTCAGCGAAGGGAAATGTTATCCAGCTGCCCGCGGGACTTGGTTCGTCAGGGGGCAGCCCTATTGTCTTCACTATTCAGAGCCCTTCACGTCCAGCTGGCACATCCACTGCCAACATCCAGTACCAAGTGATTCCTCAGTTCCAGGGGTCTCAGACCATTCAAATGATGCCTCAGGGAGGACAGATCCAGATCATCCCCGGAACCAACCAGGCCATTATCACCTCACCTGTCACAGTTCAGACTGCCACACCAGCTCCGCCACCTCTGGCCCCGGCCCCCCAGCACAAGACGGTGGCGATCAAGCCGTCTTCTCAAAAGCGGCGGCAGAATAATGCTAACGTTGTACGGCTCCCCAGTGGACTCACGCTCCCACTCAACGTTAGTACGAGCGAGGTGGGAGGAGCGCAGGTTGTTACGGAGACTGCTGCTGCTCCAGTGAAGGGCAAGAGGGGGAGGAAGAGACAGGTGGCTATAGCCCCACCCACCCCGACCCAACAACCCCCCTCTCCGCCACCTGTAGCTGAACAGGTTGAAGCCTTGCTAATAGAGACCACAGCTGACAACATTATTCAG GCAGGAAATAATCTCCTGATCGTGCAGAGTCCAGGGGGGAGTCAGCCTGCTGTGGTGCAGCAGGTGCAGTTGGTTCAGCAGAAATCAGATCAGCAGGTCGTTCAGATCCCCTCGCAGGCTCTAAAAGTTGTTCAGGCCGCCTCTGCCACACTTCCCCCTGTACCACAGAGACAGACAGTCACGCCCAGTGTGCAGATGTCCCCCCCAGAACCCACACAG GTGCTGATTAAAACAGCCTCAGGTGAATGGCAGGCTGTACAGCTACAGGAGACAACTGTTACCACGCCAACAACACCCACCAGCACGCCCACACCTGCCGTGGTCACTAAAAAGGCTCAAACAGGGACACGGAAAGAAAGGACTCTCCCTAAGATCGCCCCGGCTGGAGGGGGGCTGATAACACTGAATGCAGCCCAGCTGGCCTCTGCTGCTCAGGCAGTTCAGACCATCAATATTAATGGTGTCCAGGTGCAGGGTGTTCCTGTGACAATCACCAACGCTGggg GCCAGCAGCATCTCACAGTGCAGACGGTTCCAGGTGCGGGTCTGCAGCTGGGCGGTGTGCAGACACAGACGCAGACCATGCAGGTGGAACAGACGCAGACACTCGCACTGGAACTGCAGAGTCAGCCAGGAGAGAAAAAGCGGCGCATGGCCTGCACCTGTCCGAACTGCAAAGATGCAGAAAAGAG GCCGGGAGAGGTGGGGAAAAGAAAACACATCTGCCACATAGCAGGCTGTGAAAAGACCTTTCGAAAGACTTCGCTGCTGCGGGCGCATGTCCGACTGCACACGGGAGAGAGACCCTTTGTGTGCAGCTGGGTCTTCTGCGGAAAACGATTCACACGCAGTGACGAGCTGCAACGGCACGCCAGGACACACACGG GAGACAAACGGTTTGAGTGCAATAAGTGTCAGAAACGTTTCATGCGGAGTGACCACCTCACAAAGCATTACAAAACACACATCAACACAAAGAGCCTGTGA
- the sp2 gene encoding transcription factor Sp2 isoform X2, whose amino-acid sequence MATTVAVSPSEYLQPSTTSSQDSQPSPLALLAATCSKIGPPAAQAPVSTPPSQPATRRLHPIKPAPIAPAPPKNLGFLSAKGNVIQLPAGLGSSGGSPIVFTIQSPSRPAGTSTANIQYQVIPQFQGSQTIQMMPQGGQIQIIPGTNQAIITSPVTVQTATPAPPPLAPAPQHKTVAIKPSSQKRRQNNANVVRLPSGLTLPLNVSTSEVGGAQVVTETAAAPVKGKRGRKRQVAIAPPTPTQQPPSPPPVAEQVEALLIETTADNIIQAGNNLLIVQSPGGSQPAVVQQVQLVQQKSDQQVVQIPSQALKVVQAASATLPPVPQRQTVTPSVQMSPPEPTQVLIKTASGEWQAVQLQETTVTTPTTPTSTPTPAVVTKKAQTGTRKERTLPKIAPAGGGLITLNAAQLASAAQAVQTININGVQVQGVPVTITNAGGQQHLTVQTVPGAGLQLGGVQTQTQTMQVEQTQTLALELQSQPGEKKRRMACTCPNCKDAEKRPGEVGKRKHICHIAGCEKTFRKTSLLRAHVRLHTGERPFVCSWVFCGKRFTRSDELQRHARTHTGDKRFECNKCQKRFMRSDHLTKHYKTHINTKSL is encoded by the exons ATGGCCACCACTGTCGCAGTCAGCCCCAGTGAATATCTTCAGCCCTCCACCACCTCTTCTCAA GATTCACAGCCCTCCCCGCTGGCACTTCTGGCTGCTACCTGCAGTAAGATCGGGCCTCCGGCCGCACAGGCCCCAGTCAGCACACCACCATCTCAGCCAGCCACGCGTCGTCTGCACCCTATCAAGCCCGCCCCTATTGCCCCGGCTCCACCCAAAAACCTTGGATTCCTCTCAGCGAAGGGAAATGTTATCCAGCTGCCCGCGGGACTTGGTTCGTCAGGGGGCAGCCCTATTGTCTTCACTATTCAGAGCCCTTCACGTCCAGCTGGCACATCCACTGCCAACATCCAGTACCAAGTGATTCCTCAGTTCCAGGGGTCTCAGACCATTCAAATGATGCCTCAGGGAGGACAGATCCAGATCATCCCCGGAACCAACCAGGCCATTATCACCTCACCTGTCACAGTTCAGACTGCCACACCAGCTCCGCCACCTCTGGCCCCGGCCCCCCAGCACAAGACGGTGGCGATCAAGCCGTCTTCTCAAAAGCGGCGGCAGAATAATGCTAACGTTGTACGGCTCCCCAGTGGACTCACGCTCCCACTCAACGTTAGTACGAGCGAGGTGGGAGGAGCGCAGGTTGTTACGGAGACTGCTGCTGCTCCAGTGAAGGGCAAGAGGGGGAGGAAGAGACAGGTGGCTATAGCCCCACCCACCCCGACCCAACAACCCCCCTCTCCGCCACCTGTAGCTGAACAGGTTGAAGCCTTGCTAATAGAGACCACAGCTGACAACATTATTCAG GCAGGAAATAATCTCCTGATCGTGCAGAGTCCAGGGGGGAGTCAGCCTGCTGTGGTGCAGCAGGTGCAGTTGGTTCAGCAGAAATCAGATCAGCAGGTCGTTCAGATCCCCTCGCAGGCTCTAAAAGTTGTTCAGGCCGCCTCTGCCACACTTCCCCCTGTACCACAGAGACAGACAGTCACGCCCAGTGTGCAGATGTCCCCCCCAGAACCCACACAG GTGCTGATTAAAACAGCCTCAGGTGAATGGCAGGCTGTACAGCTACAGGAGACAACTGTTACCACGCCAACAACACCCACCAGCACGCCCACACCTGCCGTGGTCACTAAAAAGGCTCAAACAGGGACACGGAAAGAAAGGACTCTCCCTAAGATCGCCCCGGCTGGAGGGGGGCTGATAACACTGAATGCAGCCCAGCTGGCCTCTGCTGCTCAGGCAGTTCAGACCATCAATATTAATGGTGTCCAGGTGCAGGGTGTTCCTGTGACAATCACCAACGCTGggg GCCAGCAGCATCTCACAGTGCAGACGGTTCCAGGTGCGGGTCTGCAGCTGGGCGGTGTGCAGACACAGACGCAGACCATGCAGGTGGAACAGACGCAGACACTCGCACTGGAACTGCAGAGTCAGCCAGGAGAGAAAAAGCGGCGCATGGCCTGCACCTGTCCGAACTGCAAAGATGCAGAAAAGAG GCCGGGAGAGGTGGGGAAAAGAAAACACATCTGCCACATAGCAGGCTGTGAAAAGACCTTTCGAAAGACTTCGCTGCTGCGGGCGCATGTCCGACTGCACACGGGAGAGAGACCCTTTGTGTGCAGCTGGGTCTTCTGCGGAAAACGATTCACACGCAGTGACGAGCTGCAACGGCACGCCAGGACACACACGG GAGACAAACGGTTTGAGTGCAATAAGTGTCAGAAACGTTTCATGCGGAGTGACCACCTCACAAAGCATTACAAAACACACATCAACACAAAGAGCCTGTGA